From the genome of Bicyclus anynana chromosome 26, ilBicAnyn1.1, whole genome shotgun sequence:
AAGGTATAGAAAACTCTAGCATCACCCGACGCAGAGACATGAATGCTTTCAGTGTCAAAGTTGATATCACAGATTTGCATTGCAAAGTTTGCCAACAACGCATCGCCGATATTAAAACATTGATGAATCATCTCAAAGATTTGCACGATAAAACCTTGTTCACAGATATAAAAAACCATTTGATACCATTCAGatttgaaaaagaaaacttGGAGTGTTGCATTTGTCCAACGCaattcaataaattcaaaatactgTTGGAGCATATGAACGTACATGTGAGGAATTATGTTTGCGAAGTCTGTGACGCCGGATTTGTGAACCGTACGAGGTTGATGGTTCATCAAGAACAACATGAACTTGGGAAATATAAATGTGACTTGTGTCCCGGCGTCTTTACTACAGTGACGAAGGTGAAATTCCACATCAAATCGGTTCACAAACCTGTGACATTCAGGAATAAATGCAGGCTGTGCAACGAACTGTTTAAAGATTATCATCAGAAGATAAAGCACATGCAAGATGTCCACCAAGTGCGAAAAACGCAGAAGTGCACCGCTTGTGACCGAATTTTCTCCTCGCGGCAGACGTTTTCAGTGCATATGCAAAGGGATCATTTGATGGAGAGGCGTCATGTATGTACCATATGTGAGAAAAGCTTCTTCCAATCGACTTGTCTGAGACATCACATGCTGAAGCATACTGGTAAAAGGGATTTTCAATGCGATGTGTGTCTAAAGCGATATGGGAGGAAAAGTACGTTACGCGACCACATGCGGATACATAAAGATGACAGGCGCTACAAGTGCGAGTATTGTGGACATGCGTTCGTGCAGAAGTGCAGTTGGCAAGCGCACATGCGTACTAAACACGGCCAGaagttttgaaattaataaacttattcGTATTGCGTGTACAGTCAGTCTAATTGGTTGTGTTAGTGCTTTGTTTGTAGCGTATTCTCGTAACTATTAATAAacctttgataaataaaatggtaattTTACTTCTTTTAATCACTTCGTTGCAGTAGTAGTCTTAGACCTTACCATGAGCTCTTAAATCCATAGTGATTTCATGTTTCGACATTTCGCAACCTGCGGGCTATTATCAAGATTGGCTCCCATGGCGATTTTAGACATCACCGACTATTTCATTCACTCAATTCGTATCACTTACTGAGGTAACATTagttatttgataaataaaattgtaatattaatttcttttacgTCTTCGTCGCAGTAGCATTTTATGATTTTGGCACTTACCCCAAGTTATTAAATCGTACCCTGCGAGCTATTGTCAGGATTGTTTCGTAtagcaattttaaaaatcatcgACCATTTCATTCACTGAATTTGTACCACTCACTGAGGTAATATTACTTACGCCCTTAATTAAGATGGACAGAAATTATGATGGTTTTGCAAAACGCGGCAAGTCCCCTTGATGTTTTTCTTGATGCAAGTTAGTTTCTATCGCGTTGTATTAAGTTCTAATTCGTGAAGACTTTCGGTTTGTAGACAACTTTACTAAGTTTTTTATCctgaatatattatactctttcaaaattaaaatcaacatATTCCTTAAGATATTCGTTAAATGGAAATGATCCATCAGAGTCAATCTATTTTAGGTCGGGTATTTAATATAACTGGGGTGAACTTAACGATGTGAGAGTAAGAAGATAATTCAAacttttttgatttaataacgATGATACCTGCATACAATTGAATTTTGTAAACTGTATATTGTTAAGTTTTTGAAATGGAAAACGAAAATGCATAACACCGCAACTAAGATAACACGAACATAACAAGTGACACGAAGTTAAAATTTCCCAATTTTCTTTGTAGGTAAACTACCGGTCAATATCACAAAAGTGAAAGTGAAAATAGAACCAAATTCTAAAGAAGTGAATGATGCAGTGAGGAAGGATAAGCAAAAAAACGGCCAACTGTCCAAACATTTGATCAATGTTAGAGAGATATTCGCATGGTCTAATGCGACGCCTGTACGAAACCAAAGCGATATGGGTTACTCGTGCTGTTACTGCGATCATGTATACCTAGACCCGGCGGATTTGAAGAAACACACTATAGACACCCATAAAGGTATAGAGAACTCTAGCATCACCAAACGTAGAGACCTGAATGCTTTCAATGTCAAAGTTGATATCACACATTTGCATTGCAAACTTTGCCAACAACGCATCGCCGATATTGATACATTAGTGAATCATCTCAAAGATTTGCACCATAAAAGATTGTTCACagatataaaaaacaatttgataCCATTCAGATTTGAAAGTGAAAACTTGGAATGTTGCATGTGCCCCACTCAATtcaacaaattcaaaataatgttAGAACATATGAACACACATGTGAGGAATTACGTTTGCGAAGTCTGTGACGCCGGATTTGTGAACCGTAAGAGGTTGCTGCTTCATCAAGAACAACACGTAGTTGGGAAATTTAAATGTCGCTTTTGTCAGGGCGACTTTACTACAGtgacaaagatgaaatttcacATCAAATCTGTTCACAAACCGGTGACATTCAGGAATAAATGCAGGTTGTGCAACGAACTGTTTAAAGATTATCACCAGAAGATAAAGCACATGCATGAAGTCCATCAAGTGCAAAAATCGCAGAAGTGTACAGCTTGTGACCGAGTTTTCGCTACACGGAAGGCGTTTAGAGTGCATATGCAAAGGGACCATCTGATGGAGAGGCGTCACCAATGTACGTTATGTGAGAAGAGCTTCTTCCAATCGACTTGTCTGAAAGATCACATGCTGAAGCATACTGGTAGAAGGGATTTCCAATGCGATGTGTGTCTAAAGCGATATGGGAGGAAAAGCACGTTACGTGACCACATGCGGATACATAAAGATGACAGGCGTTTCAAGTGTGAGTATTGTGGACATGCGTTCGTGCAAAAATGCAGTTGGCGCGGCCATATGCGTACTAAGCATGGCCAGAAGTGTTGAAATTGGGAAACATATTTGTACTGCGTGTGAATTTAGTCTAAAAAGCTGTATTAGTACTTTGTTTTAGTATTCTCGTTACTTCTAATAAATctttgataaatataattattgtaattttacttCCACTCACGACATCATCGCAGTAGCAATCTATTTTGAAGTTTCTCCTGTTGTTA
Proteins encoded in this window:
- the LOC112047132 gene encoding zinc finger protein ZFP2 isoform X7, producing MEGVLSDGMCRCCASEGSFKDFQVPYQWMGAEEIYANMLKDCFDLTLSISEEINNGGICEVCITQLRNACNFKRQVQKTEEKFKRKMEESSFKTDSIKMEVTRFDDDDSNMSADEFSSQEYEVPIKVEKLDEKPRKRQAAAKASTSKAKKSKASAETSVKRVVPVDITKVKKKIEPNSKEVHDAVRKQKQLNGQLLTKHWSNVREILAWSNATPIRNHSDMGYSCCYCDHVYLDPADLKQHTIDTHEGIENSSITRRRDMNAFSVKVDITDLHCKVCQQRIADIKTLMNHLKDLHDKTLFTDIKNHLIPFRFEKENLECCICPTQFNKFKILLEHMNVHVRNYVCEVCDAGFVNRTRLMVHQEQHELGKYKCDLCPGVFTTVTKVKFHIKSVHKPVTFRNKCRLCNELFKDYHQKIKHMQDVHQVRKTQKCTACDRIFSSRQTFSVHMQRDHLMERRHVCTICEKSFFQSTCLRHHMLKHTGKRDFQCDVCLKRYGRKSTLRDHMRIHKDDRRYKCEYCGHAFVQKCSWQAHMRTKHGQKF
- the LOC112047132 gene encoding zinc finger protein 28 isoform X8; translation: MEGVLSDGMCRCCASEGSFKDFQVPYQWMGAEEIYANMLKDCFDLTLSISEEINNGGICEVCITQLRNACNFKRQVQKTEEKFKRKMEESSFKTDSIKMEVTRFDDDDSNMSADEFSSQEYEVPIKVEKLDEKPRKRQAAAKASTSKAKKSKASAETSVKRKLPVNITKVKVKIEPNSKEVNDAVRKDKQKNGQLSKHLINVREIFAWSNATPVRNQSDMGYSCCYCDHVYLDPADLKKHTIDTHKGIENSSITKRRDLNAFNVKVDITHLHCKLCQQRIADIDTLVNHLKDLHHKRLFTDIKNNLIPFRFESENLECCMCPTQFNKFKIMLEHMNTHVRNYVCEVCDAGFVNRKRLLLHQEQHVVGKFKCRFCQGDFTTVTKMKFHIKSVHKPVTFRNKCRLCNELFKDYHQKIKHMHEVHQVQKSQKCTACDRVFATRKAFRVHMQRDHLMERRHQCTLCEKSFFQSTCLKDHMLKHTGRRDFQCDVCLKRYGRKSTLRDHMRIHKDDRRFKCEYCGHAFVQKCSWRGHMRTKHGQKC